ATGGTGACGGTGGCGACCGAGCCATTCTCGTCCGTCAGTTGCAACGCATTGTTGTCAGGATTGATCGAGGCGGTCAGCGTGCAGCCCCCCAGAGTGGGAACAGGATGGGCGCCGCCGTCATCCATGATCATCTTGCCGATGGCCGGTGACATCGCATCGGCGGCCACGACATGGCATTTCAGGACGGTTGCCAGCGTTTCCCTGTTTTCAGGCTTCAGCAGGTCGGCGACGGCTTCCGGCGGCAGTTTCGCAAAGGCTGCATTCGTCGGGGCAAAGACCGTGAAGGGGCCGGGGCCCATCAGCGTCTCGGCCAGACCGGCAGCCTTCACCGCCGCGACCAGCGTGGTGTGGTCGGCGGAATTGACGGCGTTTTCCACGATGTTCTTGTCGGGGCTCATCTCGGCACCGCCGACCATCGTGTTGGCGGCAAAGGCACCTCCGGTCAGGGCGG
This is a stretch of genomic DNA from Paracoccus seriniphilus. It encodes these proteins:
- a CDS encoding fasciclin domain-containing protein, producing MTRIKTAILTATVTAALTGGAFAANTMVGGAEMSPDKNIVENAVNSADHTTLVAAVKAAGLAETLMGPGPFTVFAPTNAAFAKLPPEAVADLLKPENRETLATVLKCHVVAADAMSPAIGKMIMDDGGAHPVPTLGGCTLTASINPDNNALQLTDENGSVATVTIPDVDQSNGVIHVIDTVMTPRM